The Amaranthus tricolor cultivar Red isolate AtriRed21 chromosome 6, ASM2621246v1, whole genome shotgun sequence genome has a segment encoding these proteins:
- the LOC130814577 gene encoding multiprotein-bridging factor 1c, translated as MPTRSSGPISQDWEPVVLHKTRPKTQDLRDPKAINKALRSGIPVETVKKAVAGTNKKASATVVNARKLDEETEPAALAKVAPEIRLAIQKARIDKKMSQAELAKQINERPQVVQEYENGKAVPNQMVLAKMEKVLGVKLRGKVGK; from the coding sequence ATGCCAACACGATCATCCGGCCCAATCTCCCAAGACTGGGAACCCGTAGTCCTTCATAAAACCCGCCCAAAAACCCAAGACCTCCGAGACCCAAAAGCGATCAACAAAGCTTTACGTTCAGGCATACCTGTAGAAACCGTCAAAAAAGCCGTTGCAGGGACTAATAAGAAAGCCTCTGCGACAGTCGTAAATGCCCGAAAACTCGACGAAGAGACAGAGCCGGCAGCTCTAGCTAAAGTTGCTCCTGAAATCCGACTTGCGATCCAGAAAGCGAGGATCGACAAGAAAATGAGCCAAGCTGAGCTTGCGAAGCAGATCAATGAAAGACCACAAGTAGTTCAAGAATATGAGAATGGGAAAGCTGTTCCTAATCAAATGGTTCTTGCTAAAATGGAAAAAGTGCTTGGTGTTAAACTTAGAGGAAAAGTTGGGAAATGA
- the LOC130815574 gene encoding uncharacterized protein LOC130815574, whose amino-acid sequence MKTPKCGENSQPQPFSVVHPPPLLDAAPSSTAETTKETPKPSTEHAGTKRQIPTPKGGSSSRIAKRSKHADPNSAEEVSKEMSVGFGLDKYCTVKNVKIEFNSAILGNGEKGEQGGEASKGELGEQEEALEDNVHHNLFSDSSDEEIVIAMRKQAKSIQKKSRRLASKRKATMETEGQTINNQPNFHWDSFKVAIRGRFFPEHIRRQKCSEFNRLNQGKFMSVKEYAQKFNEYAKFCPNMVPDEVSKAQKFEDGLAFMIQTKLGGSTSSTLIEAYSKACNKERILQREEDALGRNKRKDQSNADNQSNDKRPRFGNNGGNGWNNHHGGGHNYRNYQNPRQNENQQRNSNQRLGFARNVRRVIWAIRVKANQLNVMLVAKLDIRLIIVPRGKREGNQPGQNRHNKGYKNNGGGSRNHNINNNRSNNTQVGSGSTNDKYNANNNQNNNGNNGNGGRTFNGRLHLMSKSEVESDANIVTGTFLVNFKPAFVLFDSGASHCFLSKSFIEKHSFKPFSSCQAKVTTPSGETFLSKSLYLGMPIFISEIEPPVNLIEFNFKDFDLVLGMDWLRKY is encoded by the exons atgaaaaccccaaaaTGCGGTGAAAATTCACAACCACAACCTTTCAGcgtggttcatcctccacctTTACTTGATGCTGCACCATCCTCAACTGCTGAAACTACAAAAGAAACACCTAAACCCTCGACTGAGCATGCCGGTACCAAACGCCAAATCCCCACTCCtaaaggtggttcatcttctaggaTAGCCAAGCGTTCGAAGCATGCtgatcctaacagtgctgaagaaGTATCAAAAGAGATGTCAGTAGGGTTCGGGTtagataagtactg TACTGTTAAGAATgtgaaaatagaatttaatagtgcTATATTGGGGAATG gagaaaaaggggaacagggtGGAGAAGCAAGTAAGGGGGAACTAGGAGAACAAGAGGAAGCCTTGGAAGATAATGTTCATCACAATCTCTTCagtgattcaagtgatgaagagattgtgatagcaATGAGAAAACAGGCTAAGTCAATTCAGaagaagagtaggaggttagcttcgaaacgcaaggctactatG GAAACTGAGGGACAAACCATTAATAACCAACCAAACTTTCACTGGGATTCTTTTAAGGTTGCTATCAGAGGTCGATTCTTCCCTGAACATATTAGGAGACAAAAGTGCAGTGAATTTAATAGGTTGAACCAAGGGAAGTTTATGAGTGTCAAGGAATATGCCCAAAAGTTTAATGAGTATGCTAAGTTTTGCCCTAACATGGTCCCTGATGAAGTTTCTAAGGCCCaaaaatttgaggatggttTAGCTTTCATGATACAAACTAAGTTAGGAGGAAGTACCTCATCTACTCTTATAGAGGCTTATTCTAAGGCTTGTAATAAGGAGAGGATCTTACAAAGAGAAGAAGATGCGTTGGGAAGGAACAAGAGGAAAGACCAAAGTAATGCGGataatcaaagtaatgataaaaGACCTCGTTTTGGTAACAATGGGGGTAATGGTTGGAACAATCACCACGGAGGAGGACATAACTATAGGAACTACCAAAACCCTAGACAGAATGAAAACCAACAAAGGAATAGTAACCAGAGGCTTGGGTTTGCAAGAAATGTGAGAAGAGTCATTTGGGCTATACGTGTCAAGGCAAACCAATTAAATGTTATGCTTGTGGCAAAGCTGGACATAAGGCTAATTATTGTCCCAAGAGGCAAGAGAGAGGGAAACCAACCAGGGCAGAATAGACACAACAAGGGCTATAAGAACAATGGAGGAGGATCTAGGAACCATAACATCAACAACAACCGCTCGAACAATACTCAAGTAGGAAGTGGTTCAACAAATGACAAGTACAACGCCAACAACAATCAGAACAACAATGGCAACAATGGAAATGGAGGACGCACTTTCAATGGGAGACTCCACCTTATGAGCAAGAGTGAAGTTGAGTCGGACGCCAACATTGTGACGGGTACTTTTCTTGTAAACTTTAAACCTGCTTTTGTACTCTTTGATTCTGGAGCTTCACATTGCTTTTTATCTAAATCTTTTATCGAAAAACATTCCTTTAAGCCTTTTTCCTCATGCCAAGCTAAGGTAACCACACCCTCAGGTGAAACCTTTCTCAGTAAGAGCCTTTACTTAGGTATGCCTATTTTTATCTCTGAAATCGAACCACCCGTGAACCTTATCGAGTTTAATTTTAAAGACTTCGATTTGGTTTTGGGAATGGATTGGTTAAGGAAGTATTAG